Proteins encoded within one genomic window of Acaryochloris marina S15:
- a CDS encoding response regulator, with protein MSQKHILLIDDEEHIRTVVQACLVNLGGWTVSIAESGPQGLVIAKQEHPDAILLDYMMPEMDGIMLLRELRQDKTIQSIPVVMLTARAQLNDQLEYAELDVLGVISKPFEPQLLTAQVANMLGW; from the coding sequence ATGTCACAGAAACATATCCTCCTCATTGATGATGAAGAGCACATCAGAACAGTGGTTCAGGCTTGCTTGGTGAATTTAGGTGGATGGACTGTTTCAATAGCTGAGTCGGGTCCACAAGGATTAGTAATAGCTAAACAAGAGCATCCAGATGCAATATTGCTTGATTATATGATGCCGGAAATGGATGGGATAATGCTTCTTCGCGAATTGAGGCAGGACAAAACAATCCAATCTATTCCAGTGGTAATGCTAACCGCAAGAGCACAACTAAATGACCAATTGGAATATGCCGAGTTGGATGTTTTAGGCGTCATTAGCAAGCCTTTCGAACCCCAACTGTTAACGGCTCAGGTGGCTAATATGCTTGGTTGGTAA
- a CDS encoding polysaccharide deacetylase family protein — MLQEKLSSRFTSQQYSWLVVAGLFLGITISLVVQTNPSQFFVTDFSQNVSAENANSPLVQTKSESGQPSIDLKQRHSYQFPEQFQGRTINRVTLQPHQKAIALTFDDGPWPKTTSKVLDILQEYNVQATFFVLGSNIPQYSDLLQRVALEGHAIGNHTWSHGYHNHSPALAQREIQRTAKAIEKYTGVKTSLFRPPGGFLNNGLVAEAQAQQQVTILWSVDDIYHGTVDEAVQNILQNATSGGIILMHDGGGDRELTIKALPQIITQLRQQGYQLVTIPQLLEMSAGQEMKVQ, encoded by the coding sequence ATGCTACAGGAAAAATTAAGCAGTCGTTTTACCAGTCAACAGTATTCATGGTTGGTAGTGGCAGGGTTATTTTTGGGCATCACTATCTCACTTGTTGTCCAGACTAATCCGAGTCAATTTTTTGTGACTGATTTTTCCCAGAATGTCAGTGCAGAGAATGCTAATTCGCCCCTAGTACAGACCAAATCTGAGTCTGGTCAACCTTCAATCGATCTCAAACAACGTCATTCTTATCAATTCCCTGAACAGTTTCAAGGTCGAACGATCAATAGGGTGACACTTCAACCGCATCAAAAAGCGATCGCACTCACCTTTGATGATGGACCTTGGCCAAAAACAACATCCAAAGTGTTAGATATTCTTCAAGAATATAATGTCCAAGCGACGTTTTTTGTCTTAGGTAGCAATATTCCTCAATACTCAGACTTACTCCAACGAGTCGCGTTAGAGGGTCATGCTATTGGTAATCATACCTGGAGTCATGGCTACCACAACCACAGTCCTGCATTAGCCCAGCGTGAGATTCAGCGGACAGCAAAAGCGATTGAAAAGTACACCGGGGTCAAAACATCTCTCTTCCGCCCACCCGGTGGTTTTCTCAACAATGGTTTAGTAGCCGAAGCTCAGGCTCAACAGCAAGTCACTATTTTGTGGAGTGTAGATGATATCTATCATGGGACGGTTGATGAAGCCGTGCAAAATATACTCCAGAACGCTACATCAGGTGGGATCATATTGATGCATGACGGCGGTGGCGATCGGGAGTTGACCATTAAAGCCCTTCCTCAAATCATCACCCAATTGAGGCAGCAAGGATATCAACTCGTCACTATCCCTCAACTGTTAGAGATGTCAGCAGGCCAGGAAATGAAGGTACAGTAG
- a CDS encoding Rpn family recombination-promoting nuclease/putative transposase, giving the protein MFDSTCKFLAESFSSDFASWLLGEPIPLTELSPSELSLEPIRADALILLASEEYILHLEFQTEPDPNMPYRMADYRLRVYRRFPQKEMKQVVIYLTPSQSDYVFQTAFEIPRTRHEFEVVRLWEQPTQLFLESTGLLPLAVLTNTPDQAQTLRQVAERIDVVSETRVQSNVAASTGILAGLTLERDVINQVLRKEIMQQSVIYQEWKEEFLQEGRQEGREEGREEGRQEEGQSLILRQLTRRLGDVSPELRSQIQSLSLDQLEALGEALLDFTESADLVNWLQKNSA; this is encoded by the coding sequence ATGTTTGATTCCACCTGTAAGTTCCTTGCAGAAAGCTTTTCCAGTGATTTCGCTTCTTGGCTACTCGGTGAACCTATTCCTCTCACTGAACTCAGTCCCTCAGAACTGTCCCTCGAGCCGATTCGAGCCGATGCATTGATATTGCTAGCTTCTGAAGAGTACATTCTTCATCTAGAATTTCAAACGGAACCCGATCCGAATATGCCTTATCGCATGGCTGATTATCGCTTGCGGGTCTATCGTCGCTTTCCCCAGAAAGAGATGAAGCAGGTGGTAATCTATTTGACTCCATCCCAATCAGATTATGTTTTCCAGACAGCATTTGAGATTCCGAGAACTCGCCATGAGTTTGAGGTCGTACGCCTCTGGGAGCAGCCAACACAACTCTTCTTGGAATCGACGGGGCTGCTTCCATTAGCTGTTTTAACCAATACTCCAGATCAAGCTCAAACCTTGCGACAGGTGGCTGAACGTATTGATGTAGTTTCAGAAACACGGGTTCAAAGTAATGTGGCTGCCTCCACTGGGATTCTAGCTGGGTTAACATTGGAGAGGGACGTCATTAATCAAGTTCTGCGGAAAGAGATTATGCAACAGTCAGTCATCTATCAAGAGTGGAAAGAAGAATTTCTTCAAGAAGGTCGCCAAGAAGGACGTGAAGAAGGACGTGAAGAAGGACGGCAGGAAGAAGGACAATCGCTTATCCTCCGTCAACTCACCCGACGTCTTGGTGACGTTTCCCCAGAGTTGCGATCGCAAATCCAGTCCCTCTCCCTCGATCAGCTCGAAGCATTGGGCGAAGCATTGCTCGACTTTACGGAATCTGCTGATTTAGTGAACTGGCTACAGAAAAATTCAGCCTAG
- a CDS encoding DNA repair helicase XPB, with protein sequence MTYIAENALIIQSDRSVLLEVHAPTADAAREAISPFAELVKSPEHIHTYQLTPLSIWNARAAGMPISEMIGALKQHAKYPMPDAVAQEIEALGQRYGLTVIEKDGLQLLLTIATLPLVELLRRDEQVSPLLGVQKSNRSFQVDYSYRGLLKQALLTAGYPAEDLAGYVDGEALSLQLLQQTRTGSSFHLRPYQQDAADMFYQAGSTQGGSGVIVLPCGAGKTMVGMAVMAAVQEHTLILTSNLTSVRQWQRELLDKTNLPEDAIAEYSGEQKSTGPVTLATYQILTYRPSPESEFPHFKLFNAHAWGLVIYDEVHLLPAPIFRVTAELQARRRLGLTATLIREDGREGDVFALIGPKRYDVPWRELEGQGFIATAECTEIRIGQDPERQMEYALTPRRQQFRVAAENPRKLKVIEELLQQESGHRILIIGEYISQLQAIAELTDLPLITGKTAQKERERLYGEFRQGKFQGLVLSRVGNFALDLPDADVLIQVSGKYGSRQEEAQRLGRILRPKADGHPAQFYSLVSLQTCEEDFARHRQLFLTEQGYSYQIQIID encoded by the coding sequence ATGACCTACATTGCTGAAAATGCCTTAATCATTCAGAGTGATCGCTCCGTACTCTTGGAGGTGCATGCTCCCACTGCTGATGCTGCTCGGGAAGCGATCTCCCCTTTTGCGGAATTAGTCAAAAGCCCCGAACATATCCATACCTATCAACTGACCCCCCTCAGCATTTGGAATGCTCGGGCTGCTGGGATGCCCATATCAGAGATGATTGGAGCACTCAAACAGCATGCAAAATATCCCATGCCAGATGCCGTGGCTCAAGAAATTGAGGCATTGGGACAGCGGTATGGATTAACCGTGATTGAAAAAGATGGGCTCCAGTTGTTGCTGACGATTGCCACCCTACCTTTAGTCGAACTCTTACGCAGAGACGAGCAGGTCTCTCCACTGTTAGGGGTACAAAAGTCTAACCGCTCCTTTCAGGTTGACTACAGTTATCGAGGACTTCTGAAACAAGCCTTGCTGACAGCAGGCTACCCAGCTGAGGACCTTGCAGGATACGTGGATGGGGAGGCTTTATCGCTCCAGCTGCTCCAACAAACTCGAACTGGTTCATCGTTTCACCTGCGACCCTATCAACAAGACGCTGCAGATATGTTTTATCAAGCGGGAAGTACTCAAGGTGGGAGTGGGGTGATTGTTTTGCCCTGTGGAGCGGGCAAAACAATGGTGGGGATGGCCGTTATGGCTGCAGTCCAAGAACATACCCTCATTCTTACCAGCAATCTGACCTCCGTCCGCCAGTGGCAGCGGGAGTTATTAGATAAAACTAACCTGCCTGAAGATGCCATTGCTGAATACAGTGGTGAGCAAAAATCAACCGGCCCAGTTACCCTGGCAACCTACCAAATTCTCACCTATCGACCTTCACCCGAATCTGAGTTTCCACACTTTAAGCTGTTTAATGCTCATGCTTGGGGACTGGTCATCTATGATGAAGTCCATCTGCTCCCTGCTCCTATCTTTCGAGTTACGGCTGAGTTACAGGCTCGCCGCCGCTTGGGACTAACCGCAACGCTAATCCGTGAAGATGGCCGTGAGGGGGATGTGTTTGCACTGATCGGCCCTAAACGCTATGACGTCCCTTGGCGAGAGTTGGAAGGGCAAGGCTTTATCGCCACTGCAGAATGTACTGAAATCAGGATTGGCCAAGACCCAGAACGGCAAATGGAATATGCCCTGACTCCTCGCCGACAGCAATTTCGGGTCGCAGCGGAGAATCCACGCAAGCTGAAGGTCATAGAGGAGCTATTGCAGCAAGAGAGCGGGCATCGAATTTTGATTATTGGTGAGTATATTTCCCAGCTCCAAGCGATCGCTGAATTGACAGACTTGCCGTTAATTACTGGGAAAACTGCTCAAAAGGAACGGGAACGGCTTTATGGAGAATTTCGCCAAGGGAAATTTCAGGGACTCGTACTATCCAGAGTAGGAAATTTTGCGTTGGACTTACCCGATGCTGATGTTTTAATTCAGGTCTCAGGTAAATATGGTTCGCGTCAGGAAGAAGCTCAGCGATTGGGCAGAATTCTCCGCCCCAAGGCAGATGGTCACCCTGCACAGTTTTATAGTCTCGTCTCATTACAGACCTGCGAAGAGGATTTTGCTCGACATCGACAATTATTTTTGACGGAGCAAGGTTACAGCTACCAGATTCAAATTATCGACTGA
- the ltrA gene encoding group II intron reverse transcriptase/maturase encodes MVANVSQRTTDWNTINWRKANRTVRNLRQRIFKASQKNNWKRVRSLQKLIMKSYSNTLIAVRRVTQINQGKNTPGIDKLLVKTPEARSCLVDILRKFIPWKPLPSKRIYIPKSNGKKRPLGIPSIIDRCLQAIVKSALEPFWEAKFEGCSYGFRPGRSTHDAIQKIFNTARPSGNKKWILEADIKGCFNEIDHGFLMGQIGNFPARKLIKEWLKSGFMEDGIFHPTEAGTPQGGIISPLLANIALHGMEDWIGVKQPIGNSVRTPRILVRYADDFVVFCQSKNDAEKAKQEVEEFLKYRSLVFSEDKTRVIHIEEGFDFLGFNIRQYKDQNSKSGNKLLIKPSKSNISKFRNQIRDIFKSCLGKEVVLLIAEINPKIRGWCNYYRHVVSSEIFNKLDRFIYHRCYRFARRTHIHKSYGWLREKYWGISPLYPQSSSSFMDKTNGNTMLKMNSFNIKRHVMVKGRSSPDDPELREYWKKRNKAGKVKYPSYLKVANNQKHICPICRESLYNGESLHIHHRIPKAQGGKDTYGNLVLLHFYCHQQVHGNRQLFDRLSRMR; translated from the coding sequence ATGGTAGCAAACGTAAGCCAAAGAACAACTGATTGGAATACGATTAATTGGCGTAAGGCCAATCGGACTGTTAGGAATTTAAGACAGAGAATATTCAAGGCTTCTCAAAAGAATAACTGGAAACGTGTACGCAGCCTCCAGAAGTTGATAATGAAGAGTTATTCCAATACGCTAATAGCAGTAAGAAGAGTAACTCAAATCAACCAAGGGAAAAATACACCTGGAATAGATAAACTCCTAGTAAAAACACCAGAAGCCAGAAGCTGTTTGGTTGATATACTGAGAAAGTTTATACCGTGGAAACCACTACCATCCAAACGAATATATATTCCTAAATCAAATGGTAAGAAGCGGCCATTAGGCATACCATCCATAATTGACCGCTGCCTTCAGGCAATCGTTAAAAGTGCATTGGAGCCATTTTGGGAAGCAAAGTTTGAAGGATGTAGCTATGGTTTTCGACCGGGAAGAAGCACCCATGATGCCATCCAAAAAATCTTCAATACTGCTCGGCCGAGCGGAAATAAAAAGTGGATTTTGGAGGCAGATATAAAAGGGTGTTTCAACGAAATCGATCATGGATTTCTAATGGGTCAGATTGGTAATTTTCCAGCCAGGAAACTTATCAAAGAATGGCTAAAATCAGGGTTCATGGAAGATGGTATTTTTCATCCAACAGAGGCAGGAACACCACAGGGAGGCATAATTAGCCCACTATTAGCTAATATTGCCCTTCACGGAATGGAAGATTGGATAGGCGTCAAACAGCCAATAGGCAATTCAGTCAGAACACCACGAATACTTGTCAGATATGCTGATGACTTTGTGGTCTTTTGTCAGTCTAAGAATGATGCCGAAAAAGCAAAACAAGAGGTAGAAGAATTCCTCAAGTACAGAAGTCTAGTTTTCTCCGAGGATAAGACTAGAGTTATACACATAGAGGAAGGATTTGACTTCTTGGGCTTTAATATCAGGCAGTATAAAGACCAGAATTCAAAATCTGGAAATAAACTACTGATAAAACCATCCAAATCTAATATCTCTAAATTTAGAAATCAAATTAGAGATATTTTCAAGTCCTGTCTAGGAAAGGAAGTTGTTCTTCTCATAGCTGAAATCAATCCTAAAATAAGGGGTTGGTGTAACTACTATAGACACGTAGTCAGCAGCGAAATTTTTAACAAGCTCGATAGGTTTATCTATCATCGATGTTATAGATTCGCAAGAAGAACCCACATCCATAAATCCTATGGATGGTTGCGAGAGAAATACTGGGGAATTAGCCCTCTTTACCCACAAAGCTCATCTAGCTTTATGGATAAAACCAATGGCAATACGATGTTGAAAATGAATAGTTTCAATATCAAAAGACACGTCATGGTTAAAGGTAGATCTTCTCCTGATGATCCTGAATTAAGGGAGTATTGGAAGAAGAGAAACAAAGCAGGGAAGGTGAAATATCCCAGTTATCTAAAAGTGGCAAATAATCAGAAACACATATGTCCGATTTGTAGAGAAAGCCTATATAACGGGGAATCTCTACATATTCACCATAGGATTCCTAAAGCTCAAGGGGGAAAGGACACCTATGGAAACCTGGTGCTTCTACACTTTTATTGCCACCAACAAGTACATGGAAATCGCCAGTTATTTGACCGCTTGAGCCGGATGCGGTGA
- a CDS encoding ATP-binding protein, translating into MKELEEQLARAKLLASITQHIRESLSFDEILTTTVNEVREVFQADRVLIFHLTSQGSGVVIKESVLPEYPVTLEMLFLDECFPEECYEFYCQGNPRIVLDVFKDEWADCLAEFMDQVGVKTKIVAPIVQLDNDNLPRVWGLLIVHSCAYFRQWQATDAELLQSISNQLAIALKQSDLYTQLQTRETHLRNMFENAVNGMTMLTMNGHFIQVNPALCQLLGYSNSELLQLPIQDLIQPQELDRYRNSVQDLIKDRTSSLQFESELNHISGKTIWTICSASLVRDSAGKPLYFVVQVVDISERRALEQMKSEFISSVSHELRTPLTSIHGSLGLLVSGALDEQPEASKQMIEIAATESARLVRLVSDILDIERLETNKITLHQQWCDATSLLQRVSEILRQTAEDNDISLIITPTSTQVWADEDRIIQVLVNLVSNAIKFSNPGSTVSLSVPAQNGNPILPSQGKRQDTHSDPLDQGISAALQILFQVKDHGKGIPADKLEIIFDRFQQVNGSDSREQGGTGLGLAICQNIVQQHGGMIWVESVLGQGSSFYFTLPASESQ; encoded by the coding sequence ATGAAAGAACTTGAAGAACAGCTTGCTCGTGCGAAACTCCTCGCATCAATAACTCAGCACATTCGTGAGTCCCTCAGCTTTGATGAGATTTTAACTACAACCGTTAATGAAGTTCGTGAAGTTTTTCAAGCAGATCGAGTACTCATTTTTCATCTCACCTCACAAGGATCTGGGGTAGTCATTAAGGAATCTGTGTTGCCAGAATACCCGGTGACATTAGAAATGCTATTTCTGGATGAATGTTTCCCTGAGGAGTGTTACGAGTTCTACTGTCAGGGTAACCCTCGCATTGTTTTAGATGTTTTCAAAGATGAGTGGGCTGACTGCCTGGCAGAGTTTATGGATCAGGTGGGAGTTAAAACGAAAATCGTTGCGCCCATTGTCCAACTGGATAACGATAACTTGCCGAGGGTATGGGGGCTGTTGATTGTCCATAGCTGTGCCTACTTTCGTCAATGGCAGGCCACGGATGCTGAATTACTACAAAGTATTAGTAATCAATTGGCGATTGCCCTGAAACAATCCGACCTTTACACCCAGCTTCAAACCCGTGAAACTCATCTGCGCAACATGTTCGAGAATGCGGTGAATGGGATGACTATGCTCACTATGAATGGGCATTTCATTCAAGTTAACCCTGCTCTATGTCAATTACTAGGGTATTCAAATTCAGAACTACTCCAATTACCAATTCAAGACCTGATCCAGCCACAAGAGCTCGACCGTTATCGCAATAGCGTTCAAGATTTAATTAAAGATCGGACCTCTAGTCTCCAATTTGAAAGCGAGTTAAACCATATATCAGGAAAGACTATATGGACCATTTGCAGTGCATCCCTTGTCCGCGATTCGGCAGGGAAGCCACTCTATTTTGTTGTACAAGTGGTAGATATTTCTGAACGTCGTGCCTTAGAGCAGATGAAAAGTGAGTTTATCTCTAGTGTTAGTCATGAGTTGCGTACTCCACTCACCTCTATTCATGGCTCCCTAGGACTACTAGTATCTGGGGCACTTGATGAGCAGCCCGAAGCCAGTAAGCAGATGATAGAGATTGCTGCTACGGAATCAGCGCGTTTGGTTCGCTTAGTTAGTGACATCCTAGATATAGAACGCCTTGAAACAAACAAAATCACGTTGCATCAACAGTGGTGTGATGCTACTTCTCTTCTACAAAGAGTGAGTGAAATCCTACGCCAGACTGCTGAAGACAACGATATCAGCCTTATCATTACACCCACTTCCACTCAAGTCTGGGCAGATGAAGATCGCATCATTCAAGTCCTAGTGAATCTTGTCAGCAATGCGATTAAATTCTCAAACCCTGGATCAACTGTAAGTCTGAGTGTTCCAGCTCAGAATGGCAATCCGATATTGCCATCACAAGGTAAACGACAAGATACACATTCAGATCCTCTCGATCAAGGTATTTCTGCTGCTTTACAGATCCTGTTTCAGGTCAAAGATCATGGCAAGGGTATTCCAGCAGATAAATTAGAAATCATTTTTGATCGATTTCAACAGGTTAATGGTTCTGATTCCCGTGAGCAAGGAGGTACAGGTCTAGGTTTAGCCATCTGTCAGAATATAGTGCAGCAACATGGCGGCATGATTTGGGTGGAAAGCGTATTAGGTCAAGGCAGTTCATTTTACTTTACGCTCCCTGCCTCTGAAAGCCAGTAG
- a CDS encoding DUF1816 domain-containing protein, with translation MMNALLIYMAELINHLGLAWWVEVKTLSPICTYFFGPFLSYQEAAVALLGYVEDLESEHAQNIVTHIQRCHPTHLTNCHEKEFS, from the coding sequence ATGATGAATGCTTTATTGATTTACATGGCTGAACTCATAAATCACTTGGGTTTAGCCTGGTGGGTTGAGGTCAAAACGCTATCCCCGATATGCACGTACTTTTTTGGCCCATTTCTAAGTTATCAAGAAGCAGCAGTGGCTTTGCTTGGATATGTTGAGGATTTAGAATCTGAACATGCTCAGAATATAGTCACTCATATTCAACGTTGTCACCCAACCCATTTGACCAACTGTCATGAGAAAGAGTTCTCGTAG